The following proteins are encoded in a genomic region of Oceaniferula marina:
- a CDS encoding GYF domain-containing protein produces the protein MSDSDQWHYTDKTGKQSGPIPTRELLALIAAKEVPMSAMAWKDGMPQWKPVSQIEELHTQVAPQVANTPQPPTSGAAAPTPQAPQAASTLGTTASSVSPTQASPQTSPEPAAVDPYETPNTPHNPFHDVPDRPLSYDEIHGYTPDYGGIGRLAYFLLNFLFGAGFVFAFMSLGLFGAVAGTEGAAAMSYLGIFGLYGAYILITLILAGKRLKNTGCSAWLALLSFIPLANIWVSIRCICAPPGYSDTKKLDTAGIILFCLFVLAPILLFVVALAMGAIAGPPTPAN, from the coding sequence ATGTCCGATTCCGACCAATGGCACTACACCGATAAGACCGGCAAACAATCCGGTCCCATCCCTACCCGTGAACTGCTTGCGCTGATTGCAGCCAAGGAGGTGCCCATGAGCGCGATGGCCTGGAAAGATGGCATGCCCCAGTGGAAACCCGTCAGTCAGATCGAGGAGCTACACACTCAGGTCGCCCCCCAGGTAGCGAACACCCCACAGCCTCCGACAAGCGGAGCCGCGGCCCCGACTCCCCAGGCCCCACAGGCTGCAAGCACACTGGGCACAACCGCCTCAAGCGTCTCACCAACACAGGCGTCTCCCCAAACGTCCCCCGAGCCGGCGGCCGTCGACCCCTACGAAACGCCCAACACCCCACACAACCCCTTTCACGACGTCCCTGACCGACCACTCAGCTACGACGAAATCCATGGCTACACCCCGGATTACGGTGGCATTGGAAGGCTTGCCTATTTTCTACTCAACTTCCTCTTTGGTGCAGGCTTTGTATTTGCGTTTATGTCTCTCGGTCTGTTCGGTGCCGTTGCCGGAACCGAAGGAGCCGCGGCCATGTCCTACCTCGGAATCTTCGGACTCTATGGAGCCTATATCCTCATCACCCTCATTCTGGCTGGAAAGCGGCTTAAAAATACCGGCTGCAGTGCATGGCTCGCCCTCCTGAGCTTCATCCCTCTCGCCAATATCTGGGTTAGCATCCGCTGCATTTGTGCCCCTCCCGGGTATTCCGACACCAAAAAACTGGATACCGCCGGCATCATCCTATTTTGCCTCTTTGTCCTCGCACCCATTCTCCTCTTTGTCGTAGCTCTCGCCATGGGGGCCATTGCGGGCCCACCGACTCCTGCCAACTGA